The DNA sequence CTAACACCTTAAATAATGTTTACCACCTTAAAAGTAAAatttccctcattaatctaccCAATATACATTCAAACTTGACTTCGCCATGTACCTTTGCCCCTGATGCTTGTCCATATACTTTAAAACACTCCCACCCTTTTAAACACTTCCCTCATCTCTAACTGTTATAGTGGTATCATCTGCGTATTGATGAATCAAACTAAAACCTCCTTGTGGAGTCTGTACACAATTTATAATGATCTTTTAAAGAAATGCTGCTAAAGGTTCCTACCGATAAAACAAATAATAAGCTGATAAAGGGCACCCCTGTCTCACAGATCTCTCAAGAATAAAAGAATCAGTTAAACTCCATTACACTTCACCCTACTTTTTGccttctatataataattttatccATCCTATTATTCTATTACCAAAACCATATTTATCCATTACCCTAAACATAAAATCATGTTCTACCCTATCAAAGGCTTTATTAAATCTATGCTTAACACTATTCCCCCTATCTTATCATGattcattttatttatcacatcTCTAATCGTATTAATTGTATCAGCAATTCTCTACCAGGCACACACTATAATTCTGTGTAGGTGCTATAATATCATTTAAAACTTGCTTCATTCTATTTGCCAGTATCTTAGCTAAAATCGTATAATCCGAATTTAATAAACTAATTGGCCCATAATTCTCCAGTTTCAATTTGCTCCccttatttttatataaaatcGTTATCAGCCCTGTCACCATAGATTCTGAAACACTAttattatcctccatatattgatACACTTCCAATAAAATAGGTGCTAAAAAACGTTCATATATTTATAAAATTCTGCAATTATTCCATCCACTCCAGACTCTTATTTACTTGTAACCCTTTATCGCATCTTTAACTTATTCACTGTTATCTTCCCAACACACATTTGTTTATCCTCAACATCAATTTGCACATCCACACTATCCAATATCTCCTTTACACACCCCTCATCCACCTCCCCTTTCTTAAATAAATCCTTATAAATTCTGCTGCATGTTTCTAATATCTCTACATAATCATTGACAACTTCACCCtttacattttcaatctctctaaTATATGTTCTCCTCTGTTTATTCTTCTCTAAACCAGAAAAAATGAAGTACATTCTTCTCCCCCTCCAAAAACATACTTTGCCTTACTTCTTTAATTGCAAGCACCCTTACACTTATCTATTTCATAGTTACTCAGTTTTGCTTTTAAATCTAAAAACGTTTCTATTATATGATTAAGTTCACTGTCACACTTCCCATTTCTTCATCCAATCTAGCCCTCAactcttttcttctcttttcaTCTTTCCTCTCTTTTTCCTTGCATATCTTATACTAAAACCTTTTTTTTTCCTTACCTTGTCCCACCATAAACACTTATCATTCTCTTTCCGCTTATCCTCCATTTCACATGCTATCAAAGATTTAATTTGTTTCCCATATTCCTCATCTTCTAAATACCCTGCATTCATACACCATATTCCACCCCTGTTCTTTCCTTATCTAAACCCACTGAACATGTTAAACCTGCATGATCACTAAAAGTTGTAAAACATACTTAATATCTTTCATAAAATTCCTTAAACCTTCTTTTACTAAAACCAGATCTATCCTTGTTTGTTTCAAATCCCCTAAAACCACCTGCCTTCTAGAAAATTCTCTTTTGTCTGGATTTTCCTCTCTCCACATATCAATTATTCCTTTTCTAACATCATCTTCTTTAAAAACCCCCCTAGATACATCACTTCTAAAAATAGCTCCTCTTGTCATATCCAGTCTATCCATTTTAACATTAAAATCCCCAACTACATTACAATTCCCCTCCACACCATTTCCCTAATTCTAAAAATAAATCTTTGCGCTCTATTTCATTATTAGGCGcggtaaatatttataattctaaaAACCATACTCATATATTCaaaatccaaaattaaaatcctcccattattatcattatatatATGTTTCACATTCTCTACCACATCCTTCTTCAATAaaatagcaacaccacatgaATTACCCCTGCCATtgttaacaaaaataaaaaatctccATATTTTTTTAACTTCTAAAATACATATATTGTCCCAATGTGTTTCTTGAAGGCATAAAATATCAGAATTCTTCATTTTGACTATTCTTTGAAATTTTTCCATTGTTCTTAAACCATTCGCATTTATTGACATAAAATTAACCATTCCgataaatagtaaaaaataataaatattttctcATTTACCTCTATCTGTTGTCATGTTTTCTTCCTTTTCTGTCCTTTTTCACCTCCGCCGCCGCTTTCCTCTTCCTGTAGCCTCCCCATTTTCTGTCAATCTGTTCCATGTCATCTGAATCTGAAATTGAAACTTAAACTCTTCTTTCCGGTGCCTGTTGTGCTTCCTGTATCCATTTGTGTCTCCTTTTATTATTGTCAGCATCCCACTCCCCTCCACTTCACCTTCTTCCGAGGCACCCACATAGCCCGAGGTCCCCCCCCAAAATCTGTGAGTCCCCAGTTCCTCCATCCAGCccactccccttctcctcctgaaAACTCCCTCTTCTTATTTCTGAGTCCATACTGCTCCCTATTTCGTTCGTCTTCTGTTCGATTTTCTCCCTTCTTGCGTTCTCcgtctctccaccctccaccacgtcctctcctccatcatctTCTTCTGGTCTCGGTGATACATCAGTCTCCACAAAAAGATCTTGGCTCCTCTCCTCATTCACAACCTCTCCACAGTTGCACTCGTCAGTTCTCATGCGACATCCTTCGCAAAATGCCCTTTCCTTTCCACCTAAACATTCTCTTGCATAATGCCCTTGCTTCCCACACTTATAACATTTTAATTCAGGGCAGTCCTTCAAAATATGACCAGGCTGAATACAAAGCCTACAAACTCTGACCTGCTTATCATGAATAACTCTAAAGTACTCTCCTCCTTCAAGTGTGTCAAACTTTGTAGAGTAAGGCAATGATTTCACAGTGTCAGTAAATTTCACTTTGCAGTATCTCGTGCCATCTGCTATCTCCGTCCCTGGCCAAACTCTCCTCCTGATTTCAGAGACTGCTGATACACCCCAGCTACATAGCTTGGCCAATATAGCGTTGTCTTCCATATACACAGGCAGATTCATGAAAGAGACTATAAGTTCATTGGAAACCATGTCTCTTGCCATAATTCTTGTTTCTTTAATCATAAAGCCATCCATTAAGCGCTCTTTTCCATTTCTCATCGTGACCTCGTACTTTCTTTCTCCTTTTACTCTACatcccaccacctctccacacacctcTTTAATTGCACGTAGTAACTCCATCGTCGTGACCCTATCTTCTCCCATCAACTCCACTGCCACCGTAAATTCTTTACCATATttcatctctccttcatctccattTTTCTTCCGTTGAGCATTTTCTTTGTCCTTGTCCATTCCATTAGCCATTGCCATGTTGTCTGTCATAGTAAAGAAAATTAACACCCAAAAAACTCTCCCCCAAGCAGCAAAACTGCAAAGGGGGAAAAAACGAACCAAACTTAAACTTGTTCAAATGCAAAAATCTAAATTATACTCCAAAAAACGATGAAAATAACCAAAAAAGCTCTCAAGCAAACAAACACTCACGACTTAATTACCAACACCTGTCAAactttccaaacaggaagtgctcactcaggccggtgtggtcgtaagcgagaaaatatctcttggtgcactatataaagtcaaagtgaatctgattaacagctgttgcattttcaccatttagataagcatctttgtgtcactcaaaaagtagaagaaattgcatatactgtagccataatttgtagcacagattgttggatgaaatacaaactaaccttgcttacttatttcaaagcaagggcacatatttcagccttgtgggaaaaaacggacaaagacaaagtctcccatccaagtactaaccaggcccgaccctgcttagctcagacgagatcaggcgtgcACGAgaaaaactcatgtgaccacttgccgcaatgttatctttctggctcatttttcaaaataaaagcctgaaactatgtctgaagactatTGACACCCTGAGGAAGCGATGGGAAAAGGAATCtgcttgatatccctttaaatggagcaaagggaggctatggaacatggagttttcaaaatagaagccacttcctgttttgattttcctcagggtttcgcctgcaatatcagttctgttatactcacagacaattaccccactcttccaccaaggcacctgcaagtactcagacatttctgtggggaatggcccttgctctcaccctccgatccaacagatcccagatgtgctcaatgggattgagatccgggctcttcactgaccatggcagaacactgatatccctgtcttgcaggaaatcatgcacagaacgagcagtatggcaggtgtcattgtcatgctggagggtcatgtcaggatgagcctgcaggcagggtaccacatgagggaggaggatgtcttccctgtaatacacagcgttgagactgcctgcaatgacaacaagcttagtccgatgatgctgtgacacactgcgccagaccatgacggaccctccacctccaaatcgatctcgctccagagtacaggcctctgtgtaatgctcattccttcaacgataaatgtaaatccgaccatcacccctggtgagacaacaccgcgactcgtcagtgaagagcactttttggcagtcctgtctggtccagcgacggtgggtttgtgcccataggtgacgctgttgccggtgatgtctaatgaggacctgccttacaacaggcctacaagccctcagttcagcctctcagcttattgcggaaagtctgagcactgatgtagggattgtgcgtgggaaacatgggaaacagtgcttaaaccctttacaatgaagatctgtgaagttacttggatttttacaaattatctttgaaagacagggtcctaaaaaagggGAGTTTatttttttgatgagtttatatatatatatatagtatttacaAATTCACCACATTTATGATTTTATATGGGAATCAAAAAGCTTTCATGAATGTTCACCATGTGCTGATgtgctcagcactgtcaacagaccccattatgacatcacaatgtaaCGGAAGCCTTGCCATGATATCATTGCTGGTTCCATCTGACAAGCAACATTTAATTTCCACTCATTTCAATGATAGATCTCTCACAGAGATAGGTTAAGTTCTTATTTTGAGAGTGTTAATATTTATCATCAATCGAGGGAGAAAATGAAGTTTTGTAAGGCTCATCAGTTTTTCAaacgtttttccaaaaatatcactgtttattttgtggtttcatagacatacagtatgcCTACATCCATAAAATCTTtagcttacattttttttatgacaCACTGTAGAAACTATTTTGCCTACTTCACTTCTGCTATACATTTCATACTGTACCATTGTGATCCAGGGCTATCAGGAGAGCTACCCAATCCCAGAGGGCCATCGTGGCTTCATCAGTGATGCCAGACTTCTGCAGatgcagagagctgagagagaggccaTGGAAGCAAAGCAAAGAAAGATATGTGCTATCCATGAGAATTATGTCCGGACTGCTCTCATCGGGGTTGGCAGCACCTTCGCGCACCACTTCGTCCCCTCTATTCAGTGCATTCCGCGGCCGAAAGCTCCACCAAGGCCTTTGCCACGAAGGCTTGAACACATAGCTCTGGCCCCACTGAAGAACGTGGTGGGGGTGGACGGAGCCCAAGTTCGACCCGGATCTAAACTCTCTGGAGTCCATCCAGGTAAATAAATCATTCAGCAGCATTAGCGTGTGGCCTGTTCCCGTCCCTCCAACTGGAGCTCCCTCCAAGAGGGGCAAGAAGAAGAAGGGCAGGCGGGAGTCGAAGCCCTGAAAGCCCAGTCGGACCAGGGCTGTGCTGACAACAACGGACCCATTGAcctgatggaggaggtgagggacatcGAGGCTCACCTGAAGGAGGAGGCCTGGAAGGTAGGATGGACTTAAAATTTATTGTAAATGTGAAAGTTTGCAGTTCAGAATTATACTTGGACCGATAAATTGCCAAAACAATTTATCAACAGAGTTGTTCCAtgtcttaaaatcaaatcaaaatgtatttgtcacatgtgccgaacacaACAAGTGTGGCCCTTACCgtgaaaccaacagtgcagttcaagaagagttaagaaaatatttcccaaataaactaaagtaaaaattcATAATAATTAAAGTAAcacaatgacataacaataacgaggctaaatacagggggtatcggtaccaagtcagtgtgcgggggtacaggttagaaagGATACTCTCTTTGACAGCATGATAGAATATATCCTAGAATTCTTTTCTGGTCTATACCAAAGGTGGTACATGAGGTGAAGGCCGTGGGCAGGAGAAGTTTGGGCTCGGCCATGTCCACAGGGGAAATAGCCACCAGCTCTCTGGGAAGACTGAGCTCAGTGGATATGAACACCCCTGCTGAGCTCCGTGACTACTTGGATGTTGGGACCCCGGTCAAGTTGCGTGACAGCCCACCCAGGCCTGCCCCCCCCTCCTATCAAGCCCATGAGCAAACTGCCTCGGCCTATAAGGTTCCTTAGCTTGCCAAAGGCTGCCACCGGCTCAGGTCAGTCCCTCTCATGTACTCACACTAATGTAAATTAGACAGGGAGATGAAGCTAGGTAGATTGATAGAAAAACAGTAGGAAGGGAAGAGACACGAATGGCTTTAGCCCAGGGCCACACTTGATTTGCCTGTTTCACAGTGAGATAACCTTTACTCAAGGCTAATTGGACCCTTCTTCTGAGCAGGGAGCGCACCAAAAATATATGTGCTAAATTTAAAATGATATCATAATGAACTAGTGTTAAAAGCTACAAACGGATATGGAAATtagtaaatacataaataaatacatacagttcaTAGAGAGATAGATGTCTGCTGTCAACCCATAGACAAGATGGCAGCCAGTGAGCCAAAGGGCCAAATAAAGACCCAGGCCAGATTGCAGCCCCTGTCCAACCCAGAGCAGGCCCTGACTAAGACCGTCAAGCTGCTCCACTCTGCCTCCGATGACTGGTGAGCATTCACTAGACAAGACCAATGGAGCTAGGCTAAAGGAAGCACAGTGTAGTGTCCTTGGAAATGTAGATTTGAGCTACAGAGCGTAGAAACTTCTGAATTTAAGAGACCAAAGTCCTAATTGATGAACATCATTATAATGTTTTTGGAAAATGTTGTGGAAAATGCTTACGTTTCTTTCACTGAATTGCAGGGAGAAGAAGATCAAGGGCTTGACCTCTCTCCGTGTGATGGCTCAGAACCACATGGACATACTGATGCCTAAACTCCATGATATCTGCCTTGCCATTATAAATGAGGTAGCTGTATTCATTCACTGCCCTATTCATTCATCTGCACAAATCTGCTACATTTGGAGAACAAGTCAAATTATTGTGTCATGTTTCTGATGTTCGTGGGTTGTTCTGCTCAACATTAATagctggtcctgtgtgtgttattatgatTCAGGTGAAGAACCTGCGCTCTGCAGTGTCCTGTGCTGCCATGGCCACACTGGGTGACATGTACGTCCACCTCCAGAGGGCCATGGATTGTGAGGTGGAGGGGACGGCACGCGTGCTGCTGCACAAAGCCAGCGAGGCCAACGCCTTCATCCGGCAGGGCGCCAACTTTGCCCTGGGTCACATGGTGCAGAGCTGCACCCCTACCCGTGTCATGAATGCCCTGCTGGTCGGTGggctgaggtaaagagggagaggggtcaaTTAACACTCACTAAGGGGTAGATCCGGACTTCCACAAATTGTCCCATTATCCAAacctatataaaatatattttgatttgtttaacacttttttcttactacatgattccaattgtgctatttcatagttttgatgtgttcactattattgtaaactgtaaaaaattgtaaaaataaagaaaaacccttaaatgagtaggtgtgtccagacttttgactggtactgtatatattgtggtaatgcaaatatggtacaatccaagggtgcaaagcttttggagacttacccagaaagactcacagctttaatcactgccaaaggtgattctaacatgtattgtgaatacttacgtgaattagatatttctgtgtttcattttcaatacatttgaggaaaaaaaatgaaacatgttttcactttgtcattatggggtattgtctgcagttggttgagataaaaaaaaaaattacaactaTAATTTAATTcatttggaattcaggctgtaagaaaacaaaatgaggaataagttaaggggtatgaacactttctgaaggcactgtatatctgcaaGAAAGTGATAAATGAGCGACTCTTTGAAAGGGGGTCATATATACATTgccttataattttttttaaaagctATCATGCTATAATCGGCATTGTTTCTCAGACCAAATCTTCATTCTGGTTTAAACAAAGCAATCTGATCATGCTCCAGTAATTACACGctacagggatttttttttttaaatggcttctGCAAAGCACATCCACACGTCCAATCAACATCCACACATTGATTTCATTCTTCGGGTCTTTATTCAAACACAAACATACTTGGAATAAAATGGGGTCAAGTTTGGACGGTCGTAAATATGCAAATAGGCAATATTGTAAATTTCAGGTCCATGGACAGCAGCAATATCGGCATAGTGATATCTGTCATCCAGCACCACATAACAGTAGACAGCAGCCATCTCATGTGAAGTTGGCACTGGGGAAATCCCATGTAATGAGAAGCGAGGCCAAGGAGGCAAAAAGACTGAAGGACAAGACTCCCACAAGAACTCTATGCTAAACTGTTCTGCCACATTcatttacatttacatacatCTTTAGATTTGTAAGTAATAGGGAATACATCTGCAAATAATTTAAACTGTTTATTCAAACTACACTGTACagcttttgtgtgtctgtgcatcgTAGGTACAACTGTAAGCAATTCCGTTCTCAAATGTCTGTTTAATGTgagaaacaacatgaaaaacacctgttagac is a window from the Oncorhynchus kisutch isolate 150728-3 unplaced genomic scaffold, Okis_V2 scaffold904, whole genome shotgun sequence genome containing:
- the LOC116363041 gene encoding TOG array regulator of axonemal microtubules protein 1-like, with the translated sequence MAQNHMDILMPKLHDICLAIINEVKNLRSAVSCAAMATLGDMYVHLQRAMDCEVEGTARVLLHKASEANAFIRQGANFALGHMVQSCTPTRVMNALLVGGLR